Proteins encoded within one genomic window of Mesobacillus subterraneus:
- a CDS encoding S41 family peptidase, which translates to MELKEKHERLLDENHAERENWTQILALYEYGETDDGQEVRFRFYQKVDYQPVYSVRKLNEETLLMTMTDFADSDSIIRMMDEHKDLLESMENWIIDVRVNYGGGDASYFNLLPYLMPEEGAELADPDEKMLFNCTEANSRRQLESVKEQIKGVKDEQTLVFLSVWQREWERNRGKGFVEFDFSEFFPDTFVKGKSEPKSIIVMTDVFCGSAGDSFVEACKKSSKITVMGRPTAGLNDYANLAIQRWDEGYELWYPTSRLSRIDHGRGMTGVGIEPHIYIPWTPLHLEEDVDLAAALKLVDSNLPTY; encoded by the coding sequence ATGGAGCTGAAGGAGAAGCATGAAAGGCTTCTAGATGAGAATCATGCCGAAAGGGAAAATTGGACGCAAATTCTTGCGCTATATGAATATGGGGAAACCGACGACGGGCAAGAGGTCCGGTTTCGTTTTTATCAGAAGGTCGACTATCAGCCAGTATATTCTGTTAGGAAGTTAAACGAAGAGACGCTGCTGATGACTATGACGGACTTTGCGGATTCTGATTCAATTATACGGATGATGGATGAGCATAAGGACCTCCTTGAGTCTATGGAAAACTGGATTATTGATGTCAGGGTCAATTATGGTGGTGGTGATGCAAGTTATTTCAACCTGCTCCCTTATTTAATGCCGGAAGAAGGTGCAGAACTGGCGGACCCGGATGAGAAAATGCTCTTTAACTGTACGGAGGCCAATTCAAGGAGACAGCTTGAATCTGTAAAGGAGCAGATAAAAGGCGTCAAGGATGAACAGACCTTGGTTTTCTTGAGCGTGTGGCAGCGGGAGTGGGAGCGAAACAGAGGCAAAGGTTTTGTTGAATTTGATTTTAGTGAATTTTTTCCTGATACTTTTGTAAAAGGGAAGTCTGAGCCAAAATCCATTATTGTGATGACGGATGTTTTTTGTGGCAGTGCCGGGGACTCGTTTGTTGAAGCTTGCAAGAAATCTAGTAAGATTACCGTGATGGGTAGACCAACGGCAGGGTTGAACGATTATGCCAACCTGGCGATCCAGCGTTGGGATGAGGGCTATGAATTGTGGTACCCAACCTCTCGTTTGTCCAGGATTGATCATGGACGTGGCATGACAGGAGTGGGGATTGAACCTCACATCTATATACCCTGGACTCCACTGCATTTGGAAGAGGATGTGGATCTTGCTGCAGCATTGAAGCTGGTAGACTCTAACTTACCTACATATTAA
- a CDS encoding class I SAM-dependent DNA methyltransferase — protein MEFRGASVYDEEEFYENFMKRRNRPESPNNIIEKPVLLEMIGDVAGKRMLDLGCGDAEIGVELLEKGSASYLGVEGSKNMARAAAEKLEGTTGQVLHSSMEEWQPKPEQYDLVISRFALHYLADLNGVFTKVRDSLVPGGKFVVSVQHPVLTSSAKSAEGSGRRSDWIVDDYFNQGERVEPWIEKKVIKYHRTIEEYFQLFMKAGFSVDDLREGMPRAENFSSQEEYERRMRIPLVLIISGTKRGE, from the coding sequence ATGGAGTTCAGAGGTGCCTCTGTTTATGATGAAGAGGAGTTTTACGAGAATTTTATGAAGCGGAGAAACCGGCCGGAAAGTCCAAACAACATCATTGAAAAACCTGTTTTGTTAGAGATGATAGGGGATGTGGCTGGAAAAAGAATGTTGGATTTAGGTTGCGGTGATGCCGAAATTGGAGTTGAACTGTTGGAAAAAGGGAGCGCTTCTTATCTAGGAGTCGAGGGTTCGAAAAATATGGCTCGAGCTGCAGCTGAAAAATTGGAAGGAACTACTGGCCAGGTTCTACACTCTTCTATGGAAGAATGGCAGCCAAAGCCAGAGCAATATGATTTGGTCATTTCTCGTTTTGCTCTCCATTATTTAGCGGATTTAAATGGTGTTTTTACCAAGGTCCGTGACTCATTAGTGCCTGGCGGGAAGTTTGTAGTCAGCGTCCAGCATCCGGTTCTGACTTCTTCCGCAAAAAGTGCAGAGGGCTCGGGCAGGAGAAGTGATTGGATAGTGGATGACTATTTTAACCAGGGCGAACGGGTCGAACCGTGGATCGAAAAAAAGGTAATTAAATATCATCGGACAATCGAAGAATACTTCCAGCTCTTTATGAAAGCGGGCTTCTCAGTGGATGATCTTAGAGAAGGTATGCCAAGAGCGGAAAACTTCTCCAGCCAGGAAGAGTACGAGCGACGGATGAGAATTCCCCTAGTATTGATCATTTCTGGGACAAAGCGGGGAGAATGA
- a CDS encoding GyrI-like domain-containing protein has protein sequence MCLVVTREFKVIAVKHKGLYKDFAELVPKAAHQFLQSASNRTGTEVTVYEPKASESHAEGTFYVGLLVNGEFDNLPEGAEFLDIQHTYAMNRGKGTVMGSLYSSLDRWIDEQGYVRDTLERYILETYHPLGNGGEEVEIYIPIKS, from the coding sequence ATGTGCCTTGTCGTGACAAGAGAATTCAAAGTGATAGCTGTGAAGCATAAAGGACTTTACAAAGATTTTGCAGAGCTTGTGCCCAAGGCAGCGCATCAATTTTTACAGAGTGCTTCGAATCGTACAGGAACTGAGGTTACGGTGTACGAGCCTAAAGCAAGTGAGAGTCATGCTGAAGGAACGTTCTATGTTGGGTTATTGGTTAATGGTGAGTTTGATAATCTGCCAGAAGGGGCCGAATTTCTCGATATTCAGCATACATATGCAATGAATAGAGGGAAAGGGACAGTTATGGGCAGTTTATATTCATCCCTGGATCGATGGATAGATGAGCAGGGCTATGTACGAGATACGTTGGAGAGGTATATATTAGAAACTTACCATCCATTGGGAAATGGCGGGGAAGAAGTAGAAATATATATTCCGATTAAGTCATAG
- a CDS encoding DUF899 family protein produces MDSIKQLEQEIESKEKELVGLKHELAALRKQLPLFTVEDYTLTSTEGEKLLLSELFGDKNELIVIHNMGKSCSYCTLWADGFSGFTKHLENKAAFVLTSPDDYQTLSDFSNERGWAFKSVSTKGTTFKEDLGFKSKEGFWPGVSILLKEEDGTIKHYTKAAFGPGDDYCSIWSLFELLPDGSGSWGPKHSYAE; encoded by the coding sequence TTGGATTCTATTAAACAATTAGAACAGGAAATAGAAAGCAAAGAGAAAGAGTTAGTGGGTTTGAAGCATGAGCTTGCGGCGTTAAGAAAACAGCTTCCTTTATTTACAGTAGAAGATTATACCTTAACTAGTACCGAAGGCGAAAAACTTCTATTGAGTGAGCTTTTTGGAGATAAAAATGAATTGATCGTCATTCATAATATGGGGAAATCCTGCTCTTACTGTACACTATGGGCTGATGGGTTCAGCGGTTTTACCAAACACCTTGAGAATAAGGCTGCTTTTGTCTTAACCAGTCCGGATGATTACCAAACTCTATCAGACTTTTCAAATGAACGCGGCTGGGCGTTCAAGAGCGTTTCAACGAAAGGGACAACTTTTAAAGAAGATCTTGGATTTAAAAGTAAAGAAGGATTTTGGCCTGGAGTTTCTATTCTGTTAAAAGAAGAGGATGGAACCATCAAGCATTACACAAAAGCCGCCTTCGGTCCAGGGGACGACTACTGCAGCATCTGGTCGCTGTTTGAATTGTTGCCGGATGGAAGCGGAAGTTGGGGACCGAAACATAGTTATGCAGAATAG
- a CDS encoding AAA family ATPase yields MKFDLIFGPQAVGKMTIGHELEKITELKLFHNHMTIELVNPFFDYGTREGKRLVGLFRQEIFEAVAKSDQYGLIFTYVWAFNMKEDWEYVDKVCHIFESKGGTVYLVELEADLDERLQRNKSPHRLQHKPTKRNLKWSEQNLVKSMDQYRLNSFEGEIERENYLRINNTNLCVEEVAQHIKAYFDL; encoded by the coding sequence ATGAAGTTTGATTTAATCTTTGGGCCGCAGGCTGTCGGTAAAATGACGATCGGTCATGAACTTGAAAAAATTACAGAATTAAAGCTATTCCATAACCATATGACAATTGAATTAGTGAATCCTTTCTTCGACTACGGGACAAGGGAGGGAAAGCGGTTAGTCGGACTCTTCCGTCAGGAGATATTTGAGGCGGTGGCGAAAAGCGATCAGTATGGCTTGATTTTCACCTATGTCTGGGCGTTCAATATGAAGGAAGACTGGGAGTACGTGGATAAAGTATGCCACATTTTTGAGTCAAAAGGTGGGACAGTATATCTTGTGGAACTGGAGGCTGATTTGGACGAAAGACTGCAGCGAAACAAAAGCCCGCATCGACTCCAGCACAAGCCAACAAAACGGAACCTGAAATGGTCGGAGCAGAATCTGGTGAAATCGATGGATCAATATCGCTTGAATTCATTTGAAGGTGAGATAGAAAGAGAGAACTATCTCCGAATAAATAACACGAATTTATGTGTTGAAGAAGTTGCCCAGCATATTAAGGCATATTTTGACTTGTGA
- a CDS encoding VOC family protein, whose translation MGNQLIRVGTIYIPVKDPVNSAEWYKEKLGAKLNYLDDDKAILNMADISIFLVKSLEQNSNFLDINGTERFVLTYEVDGLEALTSMHSEFKQQGIEVGEIEHRGHAGRNFVFYDLDGNKFDVWSELSHVFKQRFGQEEV comes from the coding sequence GTGGGAAATCAGTTAATCCGAGTGGGCACGATTTACATTCCTGTGAAGGATCCGGTGAATTCAGCAGAATGGTATAAGGAAAAACTGGGTGCGAAGTTAAATTACCTGGATGATGATAAAGCTATTTTGAATATGGCTGATATTAGTATATTTTTGGTTAAGTCATTGGAACAGAACTCGAATTTTCTTGATATAAATGGAACTGAACGGTTCGTGCTTACATATGAGGTCGATGGTTTGGAAGCACTTACTTCAATGCACTCAGAATTTAAACAACAAGGGATTGAAGTCGGTGAAATTGAGCACAGGGGTCATGCAGGCAGGAATTTTGTATTTTACGATCTGGACGGTAATAAATTCGATGTCTGGAGTGAATTGAGCCATGTCTTTAAGCAAAGGTTTGGTCAGGAGGAAGTATGA
- a CDS encoding DUF2500 domain-containing protein encodes MMVETQGDWMFTIVPIFIGAIFILVVGVIIFTISKSIGTWSENNQSPRVNAYAKVVTKRTSVKGGGETNARSLYYVTFEFDSGDRLELRVDGKEYGQLVEGDNGDLSFQGTRYLGFTRHS; translated from the coding sequence ATGATGGTGGAAACACAAGGGGATTGGATGTTTACTATTGTCCCTATCTTTATAGGGGCTATCTTTATTCTAGTCGTTGGAGTTATTATTTTTACAATTAGTAAAAGCATAGGAACCTGGAGTGAAAACAACCAGTCACCACGTGTTAATGCATATGCCAAGGTCGTCACGAAAAGAACGAGTGTGAAAGGCGGCGGCGAAACAAATGCGCGCAGCCTTTATTATGTCACGTTTGAATTTGACAGTGGCGACAGGCTCGAACTTCGAGTAGATGGCAAGGAATATGGGCAGCTCGTTGAAGGAGATAATGGCGACCTGAGTTTTCAAGGAACGCGCTATTTGGGATTTACAAGGCACTCCTAA
- a CDS encoding GyrI-like domain-containing protein yields the protein MPEVKQLSEMKLVGFRVLCPGDQYLVEISKASKSLSERTGEIANVVNSVVQYGAFVVEHSSNEEDGYWVCVEVSEFEEIPEDMVGLTIPGQMYAVLRYEGANNEIRQAYTELHQWIEANGYRRLTEKWHLEAFYKWSDPANIDMELMDTVAFEV from the coding sequence ATGCCAGAAGTAAAGCAGTTATCGGAAATGAAGTTGGTGGGGTTCAGGGTTTTGTGTCCAGGGGACCAGTATCTCGTCGAGATTTCGAAAGCTTCAAAGTCGTTGAGTGAGCGTACAGGTGAGATTGCGAATGTGGTGAACTCGGTTGTTCAGTATGGAGCTTTTGTTGTTGAGCATAGTTCAAATGAGGAAGATGGATATTGGGTATGTGTTGAAGTATCAGAATTTGAAGAGATTCCCGAAGACATGGTTGGTCTAACCATACCTGGTCAAATGTACGCTGTTTTAAGATACGAAGGAGCTAACAATGAAATCAGGCAGGCGTATACCGAACTGCATCAATGGATCGAGGCCAATGGCTACCGAAGATTAACGGAAAAATGGCATCTGGAAGCATTCTATAAATGGTCTGATCCTGCCAACATTGATATGGAACTCATGGATACAGTTGCCTTTGAAGTGTAA
- a CDS encoding GNAT family N-acetyltransferase translates to MSMVEKEIVSLVFYKDEYKVMLLNYSLSKEQQRFTALPIDALQKCEAEPDRHPIVIMYGIQPAGFFVLHGWEGVKAFHNNNNAILLRAYSINAEYQGKGIASQSIKLLSSFVKEHFPNINEIILAVNHANVVAQNVYKKGGFVNRGINAMGREGEMYIYHLDV, encoded by the coding sequence ATGTCAATGGTAGAAAAAGAAATCGTATCTTTGGTCTTTTACAAGGATGAATATAAAGTAATGCTGTTGAATTACAGTTTGTCTAAGGAGCAGCAAAGGTTTACAGCACTTCCGATCGATGCTTTGCAAAAATGCGAGGCTGAGCCAGACAGGCACCCAATTGTCATAATGTATGGCATTCAGCCTGCAGGTTTCTTTGTCCTCCATGGCTGGGAAGGCGTCAAAGCTTTTCATAATAATAACAATGCAATATTATTACGTGCTTACTCAATAAATGCAGAGTATCAAGGAAAAGGTATTGCTTCACAATCTATCAAGCTATTGAGCTCATTTGTAAAAGAACATTTTCCGAATATAAATGAAATCATATTGGCGGTAAATCATGCAAATGTAGTTGCCCAAAATGTTTATAAGAAAGGCGGTTTCGTGAACAGAGGCATTAATGCAATGGGAAGAGAAGGAGAAATGTATATATATCATCTCGATGTTTAA
- a CDS encoding DUF3977 family protein, translating to MVKIPPKKYIEIGIGNTWLVRTEVEYENGKEYEEKWIKGPIHFQSAYIRIWFWKSVIIVDSKEGIKTMKKSCKKFKLIFGLVSKQ from the coding sequence ATGGTTAAAATACCTCCGAAAAAATACATCGAGATAGGGATCGGTAATACATGGCTTGTTCGAACAGAAGTTGAATATGAGAACGGGAAGGAATATGAGGAAAAGTGGATTAAGGGTCCAATTCATTTCCAATCAGCTTACATAAGAATTTGGTTCTGGAAGTCAGTTATCATAGTCGATTCAAAAGAAGGTATTAAAACCATGAAGAAAAGCTGTAAGAAGTTTAAACTCATTTTCGGACTCGTCAGCAAGCAATAA
- a CDS encoding VOC family protein produces the protein MIFEMTYQVRVSDIDEGLKWYKFLLKKDPNFIPHDGFAEWELIPGCWLQVAEGTPAQESGPLRLGVKSIEAERSRLIAELQIESFEIFAREEVPVKWATFSDPWGNTIGFFEYIEEQVMNEKLKVVIGKNG, from the coding sequence GTGATTTTTGAAATGACATACCAGGTGCGAGTTTCTGATATTGATGAAGGCCTAAAATGGTACAAATTTCTTTTGAAAAAAGACCCTAATTTTATTCCGCATGATGGCTTTGCGGAGTGGGAATTGATACCTGGGTGCTGGCTGCAGGTAGCCGAGGGAACGCCAGCTCAGGAAAGCGGTCCATTGCGATTAGGAGTTAAGTCAATTGAGGCAGAAAGATCTAGATTAATCGCTGAATTACAGATAGAGTCATTTGAGATTTTTGCTAGAGAAGAAGTTCCCGTGAAATGGGCAACCTTTTCCGATCCGTGGGGAAATACGATAGGATTTTTTGAATACATAGAGGAGCAAGTAATGAATGAGAAATTAAAGGTCGTCATAGGGAAAAATGGTTAA
- a CDS encoding NUDIX hydrolase yields METKHVRTSGAYIMYKGLFPFQVGPTRKGDKLGVVRLGGHREDGESAQDTAIREVFEESSMEIELVNSPITFFKREWNDTAIKIRSSEDIAPILLKGTDPTASTAMYLAYSNTAPVPSSETNGLLLLSREEISLICTQKITLEKFIAQGGKASLSRKINFGLPLEPFPQLLFLAELFEKEASLLDQVISVP; encoded by the coding sequence ATGGAAACGAAACATGTCCGCACATCCGGGGCTTATATTATGTACAAAGGATTATTTCCCTTTCAGGTGGGACCAACACGAAAAGGAGACAAGCTTGGCGTTGTCAGGCTTGGTGGTCATCGGGAAGATGGAGAAAGTGCCCAGGATACAGCAATTCGCGAAGTCTTCGAAGAATCATCCATGGAGATCGAGCTTGTAAATTCCCCGATTACATTTTTCAAAAGGGAATGGAACGACACAGCTATTAAAATACGATCATCAGAGGATATTGCTCCAATCCTGTTAAAAGGGACAGATCCAACTGCTTCAACAGCTATGTATCTGGCTTATTCAAATACGGCTCCTGTCCCGTCTTCCGAAACAAACGGTCTTCTGCTGCTATCCCGTGAGGAAATTTCGCTTATATGTACACAGAAAATCACGCTGGAGAAGTTTATTGCACAGGGAGGCAAGGCATCATTAAGCCGGAAGATAAACTTTGGACTGCCGCTTGAACCTTTTCCACAGCTGCTCTTTTTAGCTGAATTATTTGAGAAAGAAGCTAGCTTATTGGACCAGGTTATTTCAGTGCCGTAG
- a CDS encoding FAD-dependent monooxygenase, which translates to MVNTVNNPDTAIIGAGIGGLSAAIALQQIGQKVKVFERASELKEMGAGIVLSANAIKALGNLGVAEQVRQAGSPVKKAEIRTHDGQLIVNMPVHKQADRYGTYSYLIYRPELHRILYEKLEPDTVVLGKEFLRLEQDSEKITSAFEDGETFNSGLLIGADGVHSRVRQYIMEESKLRYSGFTAVRGISSYEDPRFPVELGGGFEAWGNGKRFGFSHIGKGRVFWFAAINTPRGSLVKEENKRYLALQQFQGWWGPIADVIDSTKEEDILVHEIYDRKPLKKWHKGRVTLLGDAAHPMLPNLGQGGAQAMEDALILARNFKQCTIEVEEALSQYEQERIPRVTKIIKGSRMMARMMQLENPAAMMVRNQILRHVPDHFKINRLDWILGYKA; encoded by the coding sequence ATGGTCAATACAGTAAACAATCCAGATACAGCCATTATAGGTGCTGGGATCGGTGGACTTTCTGCGGCGATTGCATTGCAGCAGATAGGACAAAAAGTAAAAGTTTTTGAGAGAGCTTCGGAATTAAAGGAGATGGGTGCGGGTATTGTTTTGTCTGCCAACGCAATCAAGGCATTGGGGAATCTTGGGGTTGCAGAACAGGTGAGGCAGGCTGGTTCACCAGTGAAAAAAGCGGAAATCAGGACTCATGATGGTCAACTTATTGTCAATATGCCGGTTCATAAGCAGGCAGATCGATATGGAACGTACAGCTATTTAATATATCGTCCTGAATTACATAGAATTTTATATGAAAAGTTAGAACCTGATACAGTAGTGCTTGGAAAAGAGTTTTTACGATTGGAACAGGATTCTGAAAAAATCACTAGCGCCTTTGAGGATGGAGAAACATTTAATTCAGGTCTTCTCATAGGAGCAGATGGGGTTCATTCTCGAGTAAGACAGTATATTATGGAGGAATCCAAGCTGCGCTATTCGGGCTTCACTGCTGTCAGAGGGATTTCCAGCTATGAAGACCCCCGTTTTCCAGTCGAGTTGGGTGGAGGATTCGAAGCGTGGGGCAACGGGAAGAGATTTGGTTTTTCGCATATAGGAAAGGGTCGTGTGTTTTGGTTTGCTGCGATAAACACGCCTCGAGGGTCACTCGTAAAGGAGGAAAATAAAAGATATCTTGCTTTACAGCAATTTCAAGGTTGGTGGGGACCAATTGCAGATGTCATTGATTCTACAAAAGAGGAGGACATCCTTGTTCATGAAATTTATGATCGCAAACCACTCAAAAAATGGCATAAAGGAAGAGTGACTTTGTTGGGAGATGCCGCTCATCCGATGCTGCCAAACCTGGGACAAGGCGGAGCCCAGGCAATGGAGGATGCGTTAATTCTCGCACGCAATTTTAAGCAATGTACAATTGAAGTTGAGGAAGCATTAAGTCAATATGAGCAAGAGAGAATACCGCGTGTCACAAAAATTATTAAGGGTTCACGAATGATGGCTAGAATGATGCAACTTGAAAATCCGGCAGCGATGATGGTCAGAAATCAAATTCTACGGCATGTGCCAGATCATTTTAAAATTAACAGATTGGATTGGATACTTGGATATAAGGCTTAA
- a CDS encoding NUDIX domain-containing protein, translated as MTRPRAFAAIIKNNYILMTKHVYPDGSFWTLPGGGLKAGETFEDAVVREVKEEVNLDVEVVDYLFTG; from the coding sequence TTGACTAGACCGAGAGCATTTGCTGCCATCATTAAAAACAATTATATACTTATGACAAAGCATGTCTATCCAGACGGCTCTTTCTGGACACTCCCGGGAGGAGGTCTAAAAGCAGGCGAAACATTCGAAGACGCAGTTGTTCGGGAAGTGAAAGAAGAAGTGAATTTGGACGTGGAAGTAGTAGACTATCTATTTACTGGTTAA
- a CDS encoding histidine phosphatase family protein, translating to MITEVYFVRHAHSAFSLEHEETRELSEKGWRDAEKVTQILIQENINQIISSSYVRARQTVDGLANLLDMEIELDPRFRERNLAARNHHFDNPEEAMQKVFSNPVFKFPGGESNNEVKQRGIKGLRDAVDKYKGQKIAVGIHGNIMACTMNYFDKKYDFEFWKQTTKPDIYKLSISECFELVACERLWK from the coding sequence ATGATTACAGAGGTATATTTCGTAAGACATGCTCATTCAGCCTTCTCCCTCGAGCATGAGGAGACACGTGAACTTTCCGAAAAAGGCTGGAGAGATGCAGAGAAAGTCACTCAAATTCTGATACAGGAAAATATCAATCAAATTATTTCAAGTTCATATGTCAGAGCAAGACAAACGGTCGATGGCCTGGCAAATCTGCTGGATATGGAAATTGAATTAGATCCCCGGTTCAGAGAACGGAATCTAGCTGCCAGAAATCATCATTTTGATAATCCAGAGGAAGCCATGCAAAAAGTCTTCTCAAACCCTGTATTCAAGTTCCCCGGAGGAGAATCTAATAATGAAGTGAAACAGCGAGGAATTAAGGGTTTACGAGATGCTGTGGATAAGTATAAAGGCCAGAAAATTGCAGTAGGCATCCACGGCAATATTATGGCCTGCACCATGAACTATTTTGACAAAAAATATGATTTCGAGTTCTGGAAGCAAACCACCAAACCAGATATTTATAAACTTTCAATTAGCGAATGCTTTGAATTAGTAGCTTGTGAACGGCTTTGGAAATAA
- a CDS encoding GrpB family protein: MDRKIRGKKVEYQNKLWNNLVFFRDHLNSSEDARIEYLKVKNYHEKSSKGINEYTDHKEDFVKKIFNLRLKGV, encoded by the coding sequence GTGGATAGAAAAATACGAGGTAAAAAAGTGGAGTACCAAAATAAATTGTGGAATAATCTGGTGTTTTTTAGAGATCACCTGAATTCCAGTGAGGATGCCAGGATAGAATATTTAAAGGTCAAAAATTATCACGAGAAGTCTTCTAAGGGTATAAATGAATACACCGATCATAAAGAAGATTTTGTTAAAAAGATATTCAATTTAAGATTAAAGGGAGTCTAG
- a CDS encoding NUDIX hydrolase produces the protein MDTTFYIEKAVFNYRVAAVMIVDNHVLIHKQVKDEHWALPGGRVELLEDSQTSVVREVKEELGIDVKVEKLLWFTENIFDYNNKNYHEIGLYFQVSPLNISFNFHKEEFYGEEGEQLVYQWVPISSLEKIKLYPEFIRTSLSELPEAPQHLIVHNYSI, from the coding sequence ATGGATACAACATTTTACATTGAAAAGGCTGTGTTTAATTATCGGGTAGCGGCGGTGATGATTGTGGACAACCATGTGCTGATCCATAAACAGGTGAAGGACGAGCATTGGGCATTGCCAGGAGGCAGGGTCGAGCTATTGGAAGATTCACAGACAAGTGTGGTGAGAGAAGTAAAAGAAGAGTTGGGGATCGATGTAAAGGTAGAAAAACTTCTCTGGTTCACTGAAAACATCTTTGATTATAACAATAAAAATTATCATGAAATCGGGCTGTATTTTCAAGTTTCTCCTCTGAATATCAGCTTTAACTTCCACAAAGAAGAGTTCTATGGAGAAGAGGGTGAGCAGCTGGTCTATCAGTGGGTGCCAATCAGCAGCCTTGAAAAAATCAAGCTATACCCCGAGTTCATCAGGACATCATTGAGCGAATTGCCTGAAGCGCCGCAGCATCTGATCGTTCATAACTATAGTATTTGA
- a CDS encoding NUDIX hydrolase: protein MGYIEDLRKDIGHQPLILVGAAVAVINEAGEFLLQKRRDGQWGVPGGFIELGESTEEAGRREVFEETGLEIGKLNLVGVFSGKQHHVKLPNGDEFYPVTVAYVSKEILGGVLKEDGVETTDARFFNVRDLPDQLHPLIKDLMKQYTISV, encoded by the coding sequence ATGGGTTACATAGAGGATTTGCGAAAGGATATTGGTCATCAGCCTTTGATTTTGGTAGGTGCTGCAGTGGCTGTAATCAATGAAGCGGGAGAGTTTTTACTTCAGAAACGAAGAGATGGCCAGTGGGGTGTTCCGGGTGGGTTCATTGAGTTAGGGGAATCTACTGAGGAAGCTGGCAGAAGGGAAGTATTCGAGGAAACTGGGCTGGAAATTGGAAAGCTGAATTTAGTTGGTGTTTTTTCAGGTAAGCAGCATCATGTGAAATTGCCAAATGGGGATGAATTTTATCCAGTCACTGTTGCCTATGTTTCAAAAGAAATCCTCGGTGGAGTACTCAAAGAGGATGGCGTTGAAACTACCGACGCTCGCTTTTTTAATGTGAGAGATTTGCCTGACCAGCTTCATCCGCTCATAAAGGATCTGATGAAGCAGTATACAATATCGGTATGA
- a CDS encoding class I SAM-dependent methyltransferase, with product MLNKQGFNLWADGYDKTVEVSEESGVYPFAGYRAILNAIFNEVMEIEGSRVLDIGFGTGVLTAMLYEKGHHIDGIDFSPRMIALAKPKMPNANLIDWDIATGLPEEIKSKKYDYIVSTYALHHLTDEEKVSFIKALIPMLSEGGKILIGDIAFQTRQQLEACKNDSKELWDDDEFYFVFKELDSMLEEYCKLEFKPISHCGGVIEMTKK from the coding sequence ATGTTAAATAAGCAAGGTTTTAATTTGTGGGCAGACGGCTATGACAAGACAGTAGAGGTTAGCGAAGAAAGTGGAGTATATCCGTTTGCAGGCTATAGAGCGATCTTAAATGCGATTTTTAATGAAGTCATGGAAATTGAAGGTTCAAGAGTTTTGGATATCGGTTTCGGCACAGGAGTGCTGACAGCCATGTTGTACGAAAAGGGACATCATATAGATGGAATTGATTTTTCACCGAGAATGATTGCTTTGGCGAAGCCTAAAATGCCGAATGCCAATTTAATAGATTGGGATATCGCTACCGGATTGCCCGAAGAAATTAAAAGTAAAAAGTACGATTACATTGTTAGTACCTATGCATTACACCATTTAACGGATGAAGAGAAAGTTTCTTTTATAAAAGCATTAATTCCAATGCTATCAGAGGGCGGCAAAATCTTGATAGGAGACATTGCCTTTCAAACGAGGCAGCAGCTTGAAGCTTGCAAGAATGACAGCAAAGAACTCTGGGATGACGATGAATTCTATTTTGTCTTCAAGGAATTAGATTCGATGTTAGAGGAATACTGTAAGTTGGAATTTAAGCCTATTTCTCATTGTGGCGGAGTGATTGAGATGACGAAAAAATGA